In Nitrobacteraceae bacterium AZCC 1564, the following proteins share a genomic window:
- a CDS encoding acyl-CoA dehydrogenase (product_source=KO:K06445; cath_funfam=1.10.540.10,1.20.140.10,2.40.110.10; cog=COG1960; ko=KO:K06445; pfam=PF00441,PF02770,PF02771,PF09317; superfamily=47203,56645) has product MSFSLRRDLLTRPIFAWARKALPPMSDTEREALEAGDVWWDADLFTGNPDWSKLLAFAPATLTEEETAFLNGPVEQLCAMVDEWKVNWEWRDLPPEVWDFIKRNKFFGMIIPKEYGGLAFSPYAHSEVVRKISSRSVTAAVTVMVPNSLGPGELLMHFGTKEQRDKWLPGLAEGREIPCFGLTSPEAGSDAASMIDTGIICKGVFEGKETIGLRLNWHKRYITLGPVATLLGLAFKAYDPDHLIGNEEELGITVALIPTDLPGVTIGHRHLPAMQVFQNGPNWGKDVFIPLDFIIGGRERIGQGWKMLMTALAAGRGISLPSQSSAGAAYCARATGAYARIREQFHVPIGKFEGIEEPLARIAGTTYQLDAARRLTCAALNQGIHPAVISGIMKLHATERLRIAVDDAMDVHGGKAIIDGPQNYMGNLYRSVPVAITVEGANILTRNLIVFGQGSVRAHPYLLEEMNAISDPDRKKGLDAFDKAFWKHVGHALTNVFRAWGRSWTGGAFAPAPEAGAATRYYRQLSRYSTAFALCADMALLTLGGALKRREMLSARFGDILSELYLLSAALKRWEEEGRQQADFAALEWVMANGIRTIENRLAEVLANMPNRFVAVILKFLIQPLGSNPLGPSDDVMHRCAQLILEPSAVRDRLTAGLYHADDDGPLMRLEKAFLLVTANEAIEKKMRAAHLRDWNEAVKRGVITADEGNRIKAALDAVAQVIDVDDFAPEVLSPIYKKRPEHKQTSPDRAAS; this is encoded by the coding sequence ATGAGCTTCTCCCTTCGACGTGACCTCCTGACCCGGCCGATTTTCGCATGGGCGCGCAAGGCGCTGCCGCCGATGTCCGACACCGAACGCGAGGCGCTGGAAGCCGGCGACGTCTGGTGGGATGCGGACCTCTTCACGGGCAATCCGGACTGGTCGAAATTGCTTGCGTTCGCGCCTGCGACTTTGACCGAGGAAGAGACCGCCTTCCTGAATGGTCCTGTCGAGCAGCTCTGCGCCATGGTTGACGAATGGAAGGTCAATTGGGAATGGCGCGACCTGCCGCCGGAAGTCTGGGACTTCATCAAGCGCAATAAATTCTTCGGCATGATCATTCCGAAAGAATACGGCGGGCTCGCGTTCTCGCCCTATGCGCATTCTGAAGTGGTGCGGAAGATTTCCTCGCGGTCCGTGACCGCGGCGGTCACCGTGATGGTGCCGAATTCGCTGGGGCCAGGCGAACTGCTGATGCACTTCGGCACCAAGGAGCAGCGGGACAAATGGCTGCCGGGCCTTGCCGAAGGGCGAGAGATTCCGTGCTTTGGTTTGACGAGCCCTGAAGCAGGCTCCGATGCGGCGTCGATGATCGACACCGGCATCATCTGCAAGGGCGTGTTCGAGGGCAAGGAAACCATTGGCCTGCGGCTGAACTGGCACAAGCGCTACATTACGCTTGGGCCAGTCGCGACGCTCCTCGGTCTTGCCTTCAAGGCTTACGATCCGGATCACCTGATCGGCAATGAGGAGGAACTCGGCATCACCGTTGCGCTGATCCCGACCGACTTGCCGGGCGTCACCATCGGTCATCGTCACCTGCCGGCAATGCAGGTGTTTCAGAACGGTCCGAACTGGGGCAAGGACGTTTTCATTCCGCTGGATTTCATCATCGGTGGGCGTGAACGCATTGGCCAGGGCTGGAAGATGCTGATGACGGCGCTCGCGGCAGGGCGCGGCATTTCGCTACCATCGCAATCGTCGGCAGGCGCAGCCTATTGTGCGCGTGCGACGGGCGCTTATGCGCGTATCCGCGAGCAATTCCATGTGCCGATCGGAAAGTTCGAAGGCATCGAGGAGCCGCTCGCGCGCATTGCCGGCACCACTTACCAGCTTGATGCCGCACGCCGGCTGACCTGTGCCGCGCTCAATCAGGGCATTCATCCAGCGGTCATTTCCGGCATTATGAAGCTGCATGCGACCGAGCGGCTGCGCATTGCTGTTGACGACGCCATGGATGTGCATGGCGGCAAGGCCATCATCGATGGACCGCAGAACTACATGGGAAACCTCTATCGCTCGGTGCCGGTCGCCATCACGGTCGAAGGCGCGAACATCCTGACGCGCAATTTGATCGTGTTCGGCCAGGGCTCGGTTCGTGCACATCCGTATCTGCTGGAGGAAATGAACGCCATCAGCGATCCTGACCGGAAGAAGGGGCTGGACGCGTTCGACAAGGCGTTTTGGAAACATGTCGGCCACGCCCTCACCAATGTCTTCCGGGCATGGGGACGGAGCTGGACCGGCGGCGCCTTCGCGCCTGCGCCGGAAGCGGGTGCCGCGACCCGTTACTATCGGCAGCTCTCTCGTTACTCGACGGCCTTTGCGCTGTGCGCCGATATGGCTCTGCTGACGCTGGGCGGAGCGCTGAAGCGGCGTGAAATGCTGTCAGCGCGCTTTGGTGACATTCTTTCCGAACTCTATTTGCTTTCCGCGGCTTTGAAACGCTGGGAAGAGGAAGGCCGTCAGCAGGCGGATTTTGCCGCGCTCGAGTGGGTGATGGCGAACGGCATCCGCACCATCGAAAATCGTTTGGCCGAAGTGCTGGCCAATATGCCGAATCGTTTCGTGGCGGTGATCCTGAAATTCCTGATTCAGCCGCTGGGCTCCAATCCGCTCGGTCCATCGGACGACGTCATGCATCGCTGTGCGCAACTGATCCTGGAACCGTCGGCTGTGCGTGATCGCCTGACAGCAGGACTTTATCACGCGGATGACGATGGTCCGTTGATGCGGCTCGAAAAGGCATTTTTGCTGGTGACCGCGAACGAAGCGATTGAGAAGAAAATGCGCGCGGCGCACCTGCGTGATTGGAACGAAGCGGTTAAGAGGGGCGTCATCACCGCCGATGAAGGCAACCGGATCAAGGCTGCTCTCGATGCGGTCGCGCAGGTGATCGATGTCGATGACTTTGCACCCGAAGTTCTCTCGCCGATTTATAAAAAGCGGCCGGAACACAAGCAAACCTCACCGGACCGGGCGGCAAGCTGA